The following proteins are encoded in a genomic region of Benincasa hispida cultivar B227 unplaced genomic scaffold, ASM972705v1 Contig933, whole genome shotgun sequence:
- the LOC120070112 gene encoding THUMP domain-containing protein 1 — protein MLYIYISFKGFSVVIFKGVLIKWSSFLPLFNFQFFDELAHGKNCGVKLTELADKPLNKKIKFSDSDSSSSDDDNEEEEEDGKVAEDENKEVPEEESKSPKKQNDPSNENKTTGVLNPRQGDTVASENQTEEKSNENERDMKCPEVQSEDVEEPPNKKHCIEADASKNIIKEKEKSIDQLIEAELEELGDKNKRRFFNLDSGCNGVVFIQMRKSDGEPGPEAVVQHMMTSIASTRKHISRFILRVLPIEVACYASVEEITRAIKPLIEKNFPVESQSPVKFAVLYEARANTGIDRATIINTVAKSVPEPHKVDLNNPEKTIVVEICKTICLIGVVEKYKEFSKYNLRQLTSRK, from the exons ATgctgtatatatatatttctttcaaAGGCTTTAGTGTTGTTATATTTAAAGGAGTGTTGATTAAATGGAGTTCTTTTCTTCCGTTATTCAATTTTCAGTTTTTTGACGAGTTAGCTCATGGAAAGAATTGTGGTGTGAAGCTGACAGAATTAGCAGATAAACCTTTAAACAAAAAGATTAAGTTTTCTGATTCCGATTCTTCTAGTTCTGATGATGATAATGAGGAAGAAGAGGAGGACGGGAAGGTGGCTGAGGATGAGAATAAGGAGGTTCCTGAGGAAGAGTCTAAGTCTCCCAAGAAGCAAaatgatccttctaatgaaaataaaaccaCTGGAGTTCTCAATCCTCGTCAAGGGGACACTGTAGCCTCTGAAAATCAAACAGAggaaaaatcaaatgaaaatgaaagggATATGAAGTGTCCTGAAGTTCAATCAGAGGATGTTGAGGAGCCACCAAATAAGAAACACTGCATTGAAGCAGATGCgtcaaaaaatattataaaggaaaaagagaagtCCATTGATCAACTGATTGAGGCTGAACTTGAGGAATTGGGAGATAAGAACAAG AGACGGTTTTTCAATCTTGATTCGGGATGTAATGGTGTTGTCTTTATCCAAATGCGGAAGAGTGATGGAGAACCTGGTCCTGAGGCTGTTGTGCAGCATATGATGACTTCTATTGCTTCAACAAGGAAACACATATCAAG GTTCATACTTCGAGTACTGCCAATTGAAGTGGCATGCTATGCTTCAGTTGAGGAGATCACGAGGGCAATAAAGCCTCTAATAGAAAAGAACTTTCCTGTTGAAAGTCAAAGTCCTGTAAAG TTTGCAGTATTATATGAGGCCCGTGCAAATACTGGCATTGACAGGGCAACTATAATTAATACAGTAGCAAAATCTGTTCCTGAGCCTCATAAAGTTGATTTAAACAATCCTGAAAAAACCATTGTGGTTGAGATTTGCAAG ACAATTTGCTTGATTGGAGTGGTGGAGAAGTATAAGGA ATTTTCCAAGTACAATCTGAGGCAGCTTACATCAAGAAAGTAA